A window of Pseudomonadota bacterium genomic DNA:
TGGCCTCGAGGATTTGGATGCTGTCCAGCCGAACCGCGAGCGCTGCTTTGCGTTCCGCACGATGAAAGCTCGCCCACTGCGTGGTGACCCCGTCCAGGTCCTTGAGGCCCGCCCACGACGCGCTGGCAGGGTCGCAGTCCATGGCGTGGGCGAGCTTGCGAACGGCCGACGGTGTGCTGAGACCGCGCTTCGTGAAGCGCACGAATAGGTGTTCTCCATGCCCGGACGGGAGGTAGGCAGGGATCTCATCGACTCGGAAGTCGTCCGGATGTTGACGCGCAAGTCCCCGAATCCGCAGGTCCAACGGCGTGGTGTAGGGTAGGGCTTCACGCGGGGGCATCGCTCGCAGCATGACGTTTATCGTGGACCCAAGGCCATAGCTTGGGTAAGGACAGGCGTGGTGTCCAAGCGTAGCGAACGGGTCGGCTCCGAGGTCGCCCGCCTGATGGAGGCTGGCGTTTCTGGACAGGTATTCCCGGGAGGGGTGGCCTGCATCAGCTGGCGCGAAGAAGTCGGGGGGCCAGCCTACGCGGACGTCGCGGCGGGTCGCCTGCAGCAAGGTGACAGGCCCGTGCAGGTGAGCACGACCTACGATCTCGCGTCCGTAACGAAGCCCTTCGTGGCGGTGTCGGCGCTGCGAATGGTCGCCCAAGGACGTCTTTCGCTTGCTGTCAGGACCGACAGTGTGGTGCCGGACACTCGCGGAGGCATTGGTGGCGCTGCGAGTCTGGAGGCACTGCTGACCCATCGATCTGGTCTAGCAGGGTGGGGCGGCCTGTACCTGGACGTTCCCCACGATCCTGGAACGCCGGCGGCACGACGTTGGATTCTGAGCGAGGCGTCGCGCCGTTCCGCGGGAGAAGGCGAAAAGCCGCCCGTGTACAGCGACCTGGGCTACATCATCGCCGGCGAGGTGGTGGCTCGCAGTGCCGGAGAGCGCCTCGAGCGGGTAGTTTCCAAAGAAGTGCTGGAGCCGCTCGGGCTCGAGCAGGACGTGTTTTATCCACCTGCGTTGGCGCCCGACAGGCGGGTGCAGCTGCTCAGGGAAGCACCACCCACGGAATGGTGCGACTGGCGTCAGCGCATTATTCGCGGCGAGGCTCATGACGAAAACTGCGCCGCCTTCGGCGGAGTCGCCGGCAACGCAGGGCTTTTTGGCACGGCGCGAGGGGTCGCGATCTTCGGCAGGGCTGTATTGGATGCCCACCGCGGTGTCTCCGGATTCCTTCCCCAGCAACTGCTACGCCAGGCTCTGGCGCCTAGGCCGGGATCAACCCTAAGGCTCGGCTGGGATGGTAAGGCGGCGGAGGGCAGTGCCAGTGGACGTCGGATGAGCGATCAGAGCTTTGGCCACCTGGGCTTCACCGGCACCTCGTTGTGGTGCGATCCCGACAAGGACCTGGTGGTCGTGCTGCTCACGAACCGTGTGCACCCGAGCCGCGCTAACGAACGCATCAAGGGGTTCCGCCCGGGCTTCCACGACGGCGTGGTCGCCGCGCTCGGGCGCTAGGGGTCCAGCGTACTCAGTCGAGGGCAGCCGACAATCGCTGCAGGAGCCGCGAGTTGCTCTGGTAGACGACGTCGTTGCCGATCGCCCGAGCCAGGGCGCGTTCGTCGCCGATCAACACGACGAGCCGGCGGGCACGGGTGATGGCCGTGTAGAGCAGCGCTCGCGAGAGCAACACGAAGTGAGTCGCGTGCAAGACGACGATGACCGCTGGGAATTCACTGCCCTGCACCTTGTGGATCGTGCTCGCGTACGCCAAGGTGAGCGAGTCGAGTGCCTCTCGGTCAAAGGCCACCCGGCGCCCAGCCATATCCACGAACGTCACCCCGCTCTTGACCTCGACGACCTTTCCGAGGTCGCCATTGAATACCTCCCGTTCGTAGTCGTTGCGCAGCTGCATTACCTTGTCGCCAGCTCTGAAAGCCGCCTGCGCCCCACCGCTAGACGCCGTATCGGAAGCTGTCGGGTTGAGCGTCCGCTGCAGGACCGCGTTGAGGCGCTCGGTGCCAACCGGACCCTTGCGCATGGGTGCCAGCACCTGTACGTCCCGCACGGGGTCCAGCTGGTAAGCGTCTTGTGCACGACGCAGGGAGGCGAGCAGCCGTCGCTGCACGTGCTCGGGATCGTGTGCCGGCACCCAAAAGAGGTCGCCGCTGGTGCGGGCACCGACGGGTGTGAAGCGAGGCGTCCGGCCCGCCAGCATGGCGTGAGCCCCGATCACGATCGCACTCTCGCGCGCTTGACGAAACACCTCGGTCAAGCGCACGACCCTGCATACCTCGCTTGCGATCAGATCCCGCAACACCTGTCCTGCGCCAACCGGTGGCAGCTGGTCTACGTCACCTACCAGTACCAGGCAGCAGCGGCGTGGCAGCGCTGCCAGTAGCTGCTGACAGAGAAGCAAGTCCAGCATGGATGCTTCGTCCACCAGCAGCAGGTCGGCCTCGACAGGTGCATGCTTGTTGCGCTGGAAGGTACCGTTGGCCGGATTGAATTCGAGCAGCCTGTGCACCGTCATGGCCTCGGTGCCGGTCGTCTCGCTGAGGCGTTTCGCAGCCCGGCCGGTTGGTGCGCACAACCGGACCCTGCGCTCGAGTGAAGCGTGCACACGCACAATGGCCCTGACCGTGGTCGTCTT
This region includes:
- a CDS encoding beta-lactamase family protein — its product is MSKRSERVGSEVARLMEAGVSGQVFPGGVACISWREEVGGPAYADVAAGRLQQGDRPVQVSTTYDLASVTKPFVAVSALRMVAQGRLSLAVRTDSVVPDTRGGIGGAASLEALLTHRSGLAGWGGLYLDVPHDPGTPAARRWILSEASRRSAGEGEKPPVYSDLGYIIAGEVVARSAGERLERVVSKEVLEPLGLEQDVFYPPALAPDRRVQLLREAPPTEWCDWRQRIIRGEAHDENCAAFGGVAGNAGLFGTARGVAIFGRAVLDAHRGVSGFLPQQLLRQALAPRPGSTLRLGWDGKAAEGSASGRRMSDQSFGHLGFTGTSLWCDPDKDLVVVLLTNRVHPSRANERIKGFRPGFHDGVVAALGR
- a CDS encoding ATP-dependent RecD-like DNA helicase, with translation MTLHARSEDDIITATVESVLYQRPDGTYSVTRVRREPDGAEAVVVGSLGQITPGETLRLRGRWQQHATYGRRFVAASFTPVQPSNKKGVARYLGSGLVPNIGPALAQRLVEHFGDQTFDVIAQHSERLCEVPGIGQRRAAAIAKAVRSRQREAEVFSFLHGLGLGPGLANRVHRRYGRDTVRVLRDDPYLAAEQVPGIGFKTADQLGLAAGYTLDDPRRAEAAVLHLVGRAIDQGHVFSNAAQLEADGRELQVTAQAIRNALQTLASREMVMLEGEAVYATPLHRAEVQVARKLRQLASRRPRMGDAEKSLRLDDQDLAAAQREAVDATLGHQLLVLTGGPGTGKTTTVRAIVRVHASLERRVRLCAPTGRAAKRLSETTGTEAMTVHRLLEFNPANGTFQRNKHAPVEADLLLVDEASMLDLLLCQQLLAALPRRCCLVLVGDVDQLPPVGAGQVLRDLIASEVCRVVRLTEVFRQARESAIVIGAHAMLAGRTPRFTPVGARTSGDLFWVPAHDPEHVQRRLLASLRRAQDAYQLDPVRDVQVLAPMRKGPVGTERLNAVLQRTLNPTASDTASSGGAQAAFRAGDKVMQLRNDYEREVFNGDLGKVVEVKSGVTFVDMAGRRVAFDREALDSLTLAYASTIHKVQGSEFPAVIVVLHATHFVLLSRALLYTAITRARRLVVLIGDERALARAIGNDVVYQSNSRLLQRLSAALD